One Solanum pennellii chromosome 10, SPENNV200 genomic region harbors:
- the LOC107032060 gene encoding uncharacterized protein LOC107032060, with the protein MGRGRGKAKKQSIREDLVTGEEEKMPARRRGRPQKPKDEIEEEEGIEKVLDDEDDSENTKGSVLNKDIKNQVAEDGKKRKRPSQVMENKDSVKEENGVGTKTISNDLIKSVGFRPNGSRRKNKPRRAAEVGVECR; encoded by the coding sequence ATGGGTAGAGGAAGAGGAAAGGCAAAGAAGCAATCTATTCGTGAGGATCTTGTGACTGGTGAAGAAGAGAAGATGCCAGCGCGGAGAAGGGGAAGACCACAGAAACCAAAGGATGAAATAGAGGAGGAAGAAGGAATTGAGAAGGTACTGGATGATGAAGATGACAGCGAGAATACAAAAGGTTCCGTCTTGAATAAAGATATCAAGAACCAAGTAGCTGAAGATggaaagaagaggaagagacCTTCCCAAGTCATGGAAAATAAGGATTCTGTGAAAGAGGAAAATGGAGTTGGAACTAAAACTATCTCAAATGACTTAATAAAGTCAGTTGGATTCAGACCGAATGGTAGCAGAAGGAAAAACAAGCCTAGACGGGCTGCCGAAGTTGGTGTTGAGTGCAGATGA
- the LOC107032497 gene encoding myb family transcription factor PHL5, which translates to MSIQNYELASDCNLEFPQMGFCFQPENSAENGCQQQQQQNFWPSTDSSSSRTIISRIGSSPSAFFATERYLGLTQYEYQDNNNSCTQLSKNLDPQTTSFTQQCGHGFLADSSARVDTDFPKISMPSFIRSQFSSSQPLSTEGLYGNPFSNLSEKERILLLKSKLFREIDSSNRQPASIPFQGNQDYGVSNNTCGFNLVHIRQQSGSQSANSFNNSGCSGGSLSSKARIRWTQDLHDRFVECVNRLGGADKATPKAILKLMDSEGLTIFHVKSHLQKYRNAKFIPESTEGRSGKTDCPNNVTQIDSKTGMQIKEALHMQLEVQRRLHEQLEIQRKLQLRIEEQGEQLKKIFEQQQQTTRSLLETRNSSISSPADQFTPHEDEVFAAESFNNTHFQSNISYNDM; encoded by the exons ATGAGTATTCAGAACTATGAGTTAGCAAGTGATTGCAACTTAGAGTTCCCACAGATGGGATTTTGTTTCCAGCCTGAAAACTCTGCTGAAAATGGTTGtcaacagcagcagcaacagAATTTTTGGCCTAGTACTGATTCATCATCATCGAGAACGATTATAAGTCGAATAGGATCATCACCTTCTGCTTTTTTTGCTACAGAGAGGTACCTTGGATTAACACAATATGAATACCAAGACAACAATAATAGTTGTACTCAACTGTCCAAGAATCTTGATCCTCAAACTACCTCGTTTACTCAGCAATGTGGACATGGATTCTTAGCAGATTCATCAGCACGAGTTGACACCGATTTTCCTAAGATTTCAATGCCATCATTCATCAGATCACAGTTTTCAAGTAGTCAACCATTAAGTACTGAAGGACTATATGGAAATCCTTTTAGTAATCTATCagagaaagagagaattttGCTGCTTAAGAGTAAGTTGTTTAGAGAAATTGACTCTTCAAATAGGCAGCCTGCTTCAATCCCTTTTCAAGGAAATCAAGACTATGGT GTCTCAAATAATACATGTGGTTTTAACTTGGTACATATAAGGCAACAATCTGGAAGTCAATCAGCAAATAGTTTTAACAACTCTGGATGTTCTGGAGGATCTTTATCGAGTAAGGCACGAATCAGATGGACTCAGGATCTTCATGATCGATTCGTTGAGTGTGTAAATCGTCTTGGAGGAGCTGACA AGGCGACGCCAAAGGCAATACTAAAGCTGATGGATTCAGAAGGCTTAACAATTTTTCATGTAAAAAGTCATTTACAG AAATATCGAAATGCAAAGTTCATCCCAGAATCGACAGAAG GGAGATCAGGAAAAACAGACTGCCCGAATAATGTGACACAGATCGACAGCAAAAC TGGAATGCAAATCAAAGAAGCACTGCATATGCAACTAGAAGTCCAGAGACGCCTTCACGAGCAACTAGAG ATTCAGCGGAAGTTACAATTGAGGATCGAAGAACAAGGGGAGCAGTTGAAGAAGATATttgaacaacaacaacaaacaactaGGAGTCTCTTGGAGACGCGAAATTCAAGCATTTCGTCTCCTGCTGATCAGTTCACCCCGCACGAAGATGAAGTTTTTGCTGCAGAAAGCTTCAATAATACTCATTTCCAATCTAATATAAGTTACAATGATATGTAA